A region of the Candidatus Parvarchaeota archaeon genome:
TCGCGAAATGGCACGCCTGCGCTCACAAGCACGTCAGAAAGTTCCGTTGCACAGGCGTATCCCTGCTCAATTTCCTCAACAAGCTTTGCCTTGTCAAACTCCAAATCCGGCAGCACGCGGGCAAGAACCTCGACGCTTTGCTTTGCCGTCTGCAGGCTTGACATTATGGCAAACTTTGTCTCCTGCGTGTCGGAGTTATAGCCTGAAGGCAGCCCCTTAAGCGATACGAGTATGTGCAGCAGATTGCCATACGCCCGGCCGGCCCTGCCTCGCACAAGCTCAAGTATGTCCGCATTTTTTTTCTGGGGCATCATGGAGCTTCCGGTGCAGTACTGGTCTGGCAGGCTGACAAGGCCTTTTTGGGACTGCCAGACAAGTTCCTCACAAATTCTTGAAAGATGGAGCAAAACAAGGCAGCATCCAAATGCAACCTCTGCCTCAAACTCGCCGCGGCTTGAGGAGCAGTCCAGGCTATTTTCCTGGACGCTTTCAAAGCCTAGAAGCTTTGCAGTGTATTCCCTGTCAATTGGCAGGCTTGTGCCTGCAACAGCCCCGCTTCCAAGCGGGTTTGTGTTGAGCATGTCATACGCGTTTGAAAGCCGCAGCGCATCGCGGGCAAAGGAGTCAAAGTAGGCATTTGCCCAGTAGGAGACGCTTA
Encoded here:
- the argH gene encoding argininosuccinate lyase yields the protein SIAHALMLYKNKLLTQHEAKAILEGLKKILGQHKAGSFTLVRELEDVHMNVEAQLTKLTPHGKKVHTARSRNDQVNLDMRLYMRAQIIELLEKLAGLGKALAIVSAKKIPMAAYTHTRVAMPISVSYWANAYFDSFARDALRLSNAYDMLNTNPLGSGAVAGTSLPIDREYTAKLLGFESVQENSLDCSSSRGEFEAEVAFGCCLVLLHLSRICEELVWQSQKGLVSLPDQYCTGSSMMPQKKNADILELVRGRAGRAYGNLLHILVSLKGLPSGYNSDTQETKFAIMSSLQTAKQSVEVLARVLPDLEFDKAKLVEEIEQGYACATELSDVLVSAGVPFRDAHSKVGQIVKQCISSKTYLSALKPERIEQMAEVLVDKGELAQAVNPDKTNQYDAKIAASRIVWLEGLAGKKSEKLAQASKLLYAELEAALAFD